In Alkalihalobacterium alkalinitrilicum, a genomic segment contains:
- the pstB gene encoding phosphate ABC transporter ATP-binding protein PstB, whose protein sequence is MAVLTKEIQVNVDVVENESTNNKTATIESVYNVKGLNLWYGNDHALKNIDMDIPKNQVTAIIGPSGCGKSTFIKTLNRMVEMIPIVKTSGEIEYRGRNIFDKNYRVEELRTKVGMVFQKPNPFPKSIYENIAYGPKIHGIRDKRILNEIVEKSLRGAAIWDEVKDRLHENAYGLSGGQQQRVCIARCLAIEPEVILMDEPTSALDPISTLKVEELVQELKKEFSIAIVTHNMQQAARISDKTAFFLSGDLVEYDQTGKIFSNPTDKRTEDYITGRFG, encoded by the coding sequence TTAATGTAGATGTAGTTGAAAATGAGTCTACGAACAATAAAACAGCAACCATAGAATCAGTATATAATGTAAAAGGTTTGAACCTATGGTATGGAAATGATCATGCGTTAAAAAATATTGATATGGATATACCGAAAAATCAAGTTACAGCTATTATTGGTCCATCAGGATGTGGGAAATCGACATTTATAAAAACTTTAAATCGAATGGTAGAAATGATTCCGATTGTAAAAACATCTGGAGAAATCGAATATCGTGGTCGTAATATTTTCGATAAAAATTATCGGGTTGAAGAACTTCGTACGAAAGTAGGGATGGTATTTCAAAAACCAAATCCATTTCCTAAATCGATTTACGAAAATATTGCCTATGGACCGAAAATTCATGGAATTCGGGATAAAAGGATTTTAAATGAAATCGTTGAAAAAAGCTTACGTGGCGCAGCTATATGGGATGAAGTAAAGGATCGTTTGCATGAAAATGCTTATGGCTTATCTGGAGGACAGCAACAACGTGTATGTATTGCACGTTGCTTAGCGATTGAACCCGAAGTAATTTTAATGGATGAACCAACATCAGCATTAGATCCAATTTCAACACTAAAAGTAGAGGAGCTTGTCCAAGAGTTAAAGAAAGAATTTAGTATAGCTATTGTTACTCATAATATGCAACAAGCTGCTCGGATTTCAGATAAAACTGCATTCTTTTTAAGTGGTGACTTAGTAGAGTACGATCAAACAGGAAAAATCTTTTCAAACCCTACTGATAAGCGGACGGAAGACTATATTACAGGTCGTTTTGGATAA
- the phoU gene encoding phosphate signaling complex protein PhoU, whose amino-acid sequence MIRGGFESELKEIKSKILEMGQVVEMALQRSIDSFKVNDHIGMDEVIRNDHKINQFELNINESVTLLIAKQQPVASDLRKLIVALKISSDLERIGDLAVDIAKVGKRVRPSDLKEYRSQLISISQRATEMLSSAIAAYYHSDILKAQKIANLDDTVDRMYGEFIQSLFKLESNSRQVENVINLAFIGRYIERIADYATNLAECIVYEVNGQYFDLN is encoded by the coding sequence ATGATACGAGGCGGATTTGAAAGTGAACTTAAAGAAATAAAATCAAAAATTCTAGAAATGGGTCAAGTCGTCGAAATGGCACTCCAAAGGTCGATTGATTCATTTAAAGTGAATGACCATATAGGTATGGATGAGGTAATACGCAATGATCATAAAATAAATCAGTTTGAACTCAATATTAATGAGAGTGTCACTTTACTAATTGCGAAGCAACAACCAGTAGCATCGGATTTACGCAAACTTATTGTGGCTCTCAAAATTTCAAGTGATCTTGAACGAATAGGAGACCTTGCAGTAGACATTGCAAAAGTTGGGAAACGAGTACGCCCATCTGATTTGAAAGAGTATCGTAGCCAATTGATATCGATTTCTCAACGAGCTACTGAAATGCTTTCAAGCGCAATAGCTGCTTATTATCATAGTGACATATTAAAGGCTCAGAAGATAGCGAATTTAGATGATACGGTTGACAGGATGTATGGTGAATTTATTCAAAGCCTATTTAAATTAGAGAGCAATTCTAGACAAGTGGAGAATGTTATTAATTTAGCTTTTATTGGTCGCTATATTGAGCGAATTGCCGATTATGCCACTAATTTAGCTGAATGTATTGTATATGAAGTGAACGGACAATATTTTGATTTAAATTAA
- a CDS encoding Na/Pi cotransporter family protein translates to MDTQTILFMFFGGLGIFLFGIKYLGDGLQKVAGDGLRDMLDRFTTNPIMGIIAGIFVTILLQTSTGTTVLTIGLVNAGFMTLQQAIGVILGANIGTTATAFIIGIKISKYALPIVALGTFFIFFFKNRKINNYGQVIFGFGALFLGLNFMGDGLKPLRELQTFADLTVSMSDNPLLGVLIGTIFTVVVQSSSASIGLLQTLFAQGAMTLDAALPVLFGDNIGTTITAVLAAIGASVAAKRAAATHVIFNIIGTIIVLILLKPFTYLIANLQETLSLNPEMTIAFAHGIFNVSNTLIQLPFIAVLAWIVVKLIPGKDSAVEYKAVHLDETFIKQSPAIALGQGKKEILRMAELAEKGLEETGLYLKTHQKKHGEIVPQFEDAINNLDRKITDYLIQLSSHSLSAHDSKLHSTLMSTIRDIERIGDHMENIMELVDYQITNKVKFSDTAIEDLDRMFDLTLSTIRQSIKALETNDLEEARAVLEKEERIDKMERELRKKHIIRLNEGKCTGQSGIVYVDIVSNLERIGDHAVNIAEDVIGEED, encoded by the coding sequence TTGGATACACAAACAATACTATTTATGTTTTTTGGTGGTCTTGGTATCTTTCTATTTGGAATAAAATACCTAGGGGATGGTTTACAAAAGGTAGCAGGTGATGGACTAAGAGACATGTTAGACCGCTTCACTACTAATCCAATTATGGGAATAATTGCTGGTATTTTTGTAACTATTTTATTACAAACGAGTACCGGTACAACTGTATTAACAATTGGATTAGTTAATGCAGGTTTTATGACGTTACAACAAGCTATAGGTGTTATTTTAGGAGCTAATATAGGTACAACAGCAACGGCATTCATTATCGGTATTAAAATATCAAAATATGCATTACCTATCGTTGCCCTCGGGACATTTTTTATTTTCTTCTTTAAAAACCGTAAAATAAATAATTATGGACAAGTTATTTTTGGATTTGGGGCTTTATTTTTAGGTTTAAATTTTATGGGGGATGGCTTAAAACCATTGAGGGAATTACAAACATTTGCTGATTTAACAGTGAGTATGAGTGATAATCCACTATTAGGTGTCCTAATCGGTACAATCTTTACAGTGGTCGTTCAAAGTTCCTCAGCGTCTATAGGTTTGCTACAAACCCTTTTTGCACAAGGAGCAATGACATTAGATGCAGCTTTACCTGTTCTTTTTGGTGACAATATAGGAACAACAATTACGGCTGTATTAGCAGCAATTGGTGCTTCAGTCGCTGCGAAAAGAGCAGCAGCAACCCATGTTATTTTTAACATTATTGGTACAATAATTGTATTAATATTATTGAAACCATTTACTTATTTAATTGCAAATTTACAAGAAACACTTAGTCTTAATCCAGAAATGACGATTGCATTTGCTCACGGAATATTCAATGTTTCTAATACACTTATTCAGCTACCGTTTATCGCAGTGTTAGCATGGATTGTTGTAAAACTTATTCCAGGTAAAGACTCTGCGGTTGAATATAAAGCTGTTCATTTAGATGAAACATTTATCAAACAGTCACCAGCAATTGCCCTTGGTCAAGGGAAGAAAGAGATATTGAGAATGGCTGAGTTAGCAGAAAAGGGACTAGAAGAAACAGGACTTTATTTAAAAACTCATCAAAAGAAGCATGGTGAAATTGTGCCACAATTTGAAGATGCCATTAATAACTTAGACCGTAAAATTACGGATTACCTAATTCAATTATCTTCTCATTCGTTATCTGCTCATGACTCTAAATTACATTCAACACTAATGAGTACGATTCGTGACATAGAACGAATTGGTGACCATATGGAAAACATAATGGAATTGGTTGATTATCAAATAACAAACAAAGTGAAATTCTCAGATACAGCAATTGAGGATTTGGATAGAATGTTTGATTTAACACTCTCAACAATTAGACAATCGATCAAGGCATTAGAAACCAATGACCTTGAAGAAGCTCGAGCTGTTCTCGAAAAAGAAGAAAGAATAGATAAAATGGAACGAGAACTACGGAAAAAGCATATTATCCGCTTAAATGAAGGTAAATGTACAGGACAATCTGGTATCGTTTATGTTGATATCGTTAGTAACTTAGAACGTATCGGTGATCATGCTGTAAACATTGCAGAAGATGTTATCGGAGAAGAAGATTAG
- a CDS encoding CBS domain-containing protein produces the protein MGENADRFLAAFNSIEKGLKDQLNMHRHFSFSRMIDGAKKKHPIVAKYEIDLKKFAELRNVIVHEQTSPDFIIAEPHKEIVALIEKIHKELIEPEKVIPKYKRQVKTFSINDPFSIVLDTIERHAYTQFPIYDHGIFKCLLTNYGITAWLAHHKNQFAFELDKVKLSDVIIYEKHMNNVKFVCKEKSIYDVKELFLHYLDKKITRLEAVLVTENGDPNEPLLGIVTPFDAIRIP, from the coding sequence ATGGGGGAGAACGCTGACCGATTTTTGGCAGCTTTTAATTCAATTGAAAAAGGGCTAAAAGACCAGTTAAACATGCACCGTCATTTTTCGTTTTCAAGGATGATTGATGGGGCAAAGAAAAAACATCCGATTGTTGCGAAATATGAAATTGATTTAAAAAAGTTTGCGGAACTTAGAAACGTTATTGTTCATGAACAAACTTCACCAGACTTTATCATTGCTGAACCACATAAAGAAATAGTAGCACTGATCGAAAAAATTCATAAAGAACTAATTGAACCTGAAAAAGTAATTCCAAAATATAAGCGGCAAGTCAAAACATTCAGTATCAATGATCCGTTTAGCATTGTTTTAGATACGATAGAGCGACATGCTTATACTCAGTTTCCAATTTATGATCATGGTATTTTTAAGTGTTTACTTACGAATTACGGTATTACTGCTTGGCTAGCGCATCATAAAAATCAATTTGCTTTTGAATTAGACAAAGTGAAACTTTCAGATGTTATTATTTATGAGAAACATATGAACAATGTAAAGTTTGTTTGTAAAGAAAAGTCTATTTATGACGTAAAGGAATTATTTCTGCATTATCTTGATAAAAAAATTACTCGTCTCGAGGCGGTACTAGTTACAGAAAATGGAGATCCAAATGAACCTTTACTTGGTATTGTTACCCCATTTGATGCCATTCGAATTCCTTGA
- a CDS encoding YisL family protein, whose translation MYTGLLHTHSGSWAITVLLFFIAYFLLKANKEKGAKIVHMVLRLFYVIMVVSGIGLLIQWNFAFTYVLKGILAISLIYFMEMLLVRTKKGTLAGKETYYWIMLIATLVLVVLIGFRVLTF comes from the coding sequence ATGTATACAGGTTTATTACATACCCACTCGGGTTCTTGGGCGATCACAGTGTTATTATTTTTCATTGCTTATTTTTTATTGAAAGCAAATAAAGAAAAAGGTGCAAAAATTGTTCACATGGTTTTACGCCTGTTCTATGTGATTATGGTTGTTTCTGGAATCGGACTATTAATCCAGTGGAATTTTGCTTTCACATACGTTCTAAAAGGTATTTTAGCAATATCGTTAATTTACTTTATGGAAATGTTATTAGTACGTACAAAAAAGGGAACACTCGCAGGCAAGGAAACATACTATTGGATCATGCTTATTGCTACATTAGTACTCGTCGTATTAATTGGTTTTCGAGTATTAACTTTTTAA